A part of Anabas testudineus chromosome 7, fAnaTes1.2, whole genome shotgun sequence genomic DNA contains:
- the LOC113168031 gene encoding leucine-rich repeat and transmembrane domain-containing protein 1 yields MRVVLVCAMLSLLSLAHACPKECSCNSNTKVVDCRGRGLYDIPRRLHPDTQELYLQDNRIRGLGSMAFREIPLVRILDLSNNSITAVSPTALLGLRNLQRLSLAYNNLREIDKRLLGPIRSLSHLDLSHNSLWGLPGAMGENLRNLSHLGLAHNRLTRLDRSLLEALTHLDSLTLRDNPWRCDCQLIGLKLWLETYLFKGGVMDEVLCSQPEEMRDRDLQKIPYQLFHACMTTSYHYLFANIHHLESERLLRGHTHGNHAHPSSHALHVPMAMGEGFGGGGGGGGSMPECETKQKQRPVNLRHAIATVIITGVVCGIVCLMMLAAAVYGCAYAAIMAKYQRELKKNEELAAAQGADHATADDKEPLENAIA; encoded by the exons ATGAGAG TGGTACTGGTGTGTGCCAtgctctcccttctctctctggcacATGCTTGTCCAAAGGAGTGTAGCTGCAACAGCAACACCAAAGTAGTGGACTGCCGAGGTCGAGGCCTGTATGACATTCCCCGACGACTGCATCCGGACACCCAAGAACTGTACCTTCAAGACAACCGCATCAGGGGGCTGGGATCAATGGCCTTCAGAGAAATACCCCTGGTCCGCATTCTTGATCTATCTAATAACTCTATAACAGCTGTTTCGCCGACTGCACTGCTGGGCCTCAGGAATCTACAGCGTCTCAGTTTGGCTTACAATAACCTGAGAGAGATCGACAAGCGGTTGCTCGGACCCATCCGCTCACTTTCACACCTCGACCTCTCGCACAACAG CCTGTGGGGTTTGCCTGGAGCCATGGGGGAGAATTTGAGGAACCTTAGCCACCTGGGGCTAGCGCACAACAGGCTAACACGGTTGGACCGCTCTCTGTTAGAAGCTCTAACCCACCTGGACAGCCTCACACTACGGGACAACCCCTGGAGATGTGACTGCCAGCTTATAGGCCTCAAACTCTGGCTGGAGACCTACCTCTTTAAAG GTGGAGTTATGGATGAGGTTCTCTGTTCCCAGCCAGAAGAAATGAGGGATAGAGACTTGCAGAAAATCCCTTACCAGCTCTTTCATGCCTGCATGACAACAAGCTACCATTACCTGTTTGCCAACATACACCACCTGGAGTCTGAGAGGCTGCTAAGAGGCCACACCCATGGCAACCATGCTCATCCCTCTAGCCATGCTCTCCATGTCCCCATGGCGATGGGGGAGGGCTTTGGTGgcggtggtggaggaggagggagtatGCCAGAGTGTGAAACTAAACAGAAGCAGCGGCCTGTCAACTTGCGCCATGCTATTGCCACAGTAATCATCACCGGCGTAGTGTGTGGGATTGTGTGTCTGATGATGCTGGCTGCAGCAGTGTACGGCTGTGCCTACGCTGCTATCATGGCCAAATATCAGCGGGAGCTAAAGAAGAATGAGGAGTTGGCAGCAGCGCAGGGGGCGGATCACGCCACAGCAGATGATAAGGAACCGCTGGAGAATGCTATTGCCTag